Proteins from a single region of Geothrix sp. PMB-07:
- a CDS encoding IS481 family transposase — MVKRVLEEDWTVRDAAESIGISTRRAYRWLARFKTEGPAGLLDRSSQPHRLARSHELGLVVEAVGRRRRGQAAIRIASELGVPRSTVGFWLRKARISKASDLQPKEPDNRYEHAAPGDLLHLDTKKLANFHEVGHRATGIRHHKNRDAGYQVLHVCSDDHSRACYMEVLPDEKKETTASFLQRALLHFQARGVTARKLLTDNGSPYRSKAFKAMREAFGLTHSRTRPYRPRTNGKAERLIQTALREWAYGPTWQSSDERNQALGAWLHFYNHHRPHKALGGQPPVTRLVNLVGTDT; from the coding sequence ATGGTGAAGCGCGTTCTGGAGGAGGACTGGACGGTCCGGGATGCGGCTGAATCCATAGGAATCAGCACGCGCAGGGCCTACCGATGGCTCGCTCGGTTCAAAACAGAGGGTCCGGCCGGACTCCTGGATCGCTCCAGCCAGCCGCATCGCCTGGCGCGAAGCCACGAGCTTGGCCTCGTCGTCGAGGCCGTAGGTCGAAGGCGGCGGGGCCAGGCGGCGATCCGGATTGCCTCGGAACTGGGCGTGCCCCGTTCCACCGTGGGCTTCTGGCTCCGCAAGGCGCGCATCTCCAAGGCTTCGGACCTCCAGCCCAAGGAACCCGACAACCGCTACGAACACGCGGCCCCCGGCGACCTCCTCCACCTGGACACCAAGAAGCTCGCCAACTTCCACGAAGTGGGCCACCGCGCCACAGGCATCCGCCACCACAAGAACCGCGATGCGGGCTACCAGGTGCTCCATGTCTGCTCGGACGACCACTCGCGGGCCTGCTACATGGAAGTGCTCCCGGACGAGAAGAAGGAGACCACTGCCTCATTCCTCCAGAGGGCGCTGTTGCACTTCCAGGCCCGGGGCGTCACCGCCCGCAAGCTGCTGACCGACAACGGCTCGCCCTACCGGTCCAAGGCGTTCAAGGCCATGCGCGAAGCCTTCGGCCTCACGCACAGCCGCACCCGCCCCTACCGCCCACGGACCAACGGCAAGGCCGAGCGCCTCATCCAGACGGCCCTGCGAGAGTGGGCCTACGGTCCCACCTGGCAGAGCTCAGACGAAAGAAACCAGGCGCTCGGCGCCTGGCTCCACTTCTACAATCACCACAGGCCCCACAAGGCCTTAGGTGGTCAGCCCCCGGTTACCCGGCTGGTCAACCTCGTTGGCACCGACACCTAG
- the folD gene encoding bifunctional methylenetetrahydrofolate dehydrogenase/methenyltetrahydrofolate cyclohydrolase FolD, which yields MATILDGKAHADRMLETVRLGVEARLAKGLRAPGLAVVLVGEDPASQVYVRNKSAACAKVGITSIEHRLPAATAQADLDALIDRLNADPGVDGILVQLPLPQGLDSKRALHRISPAKDVDGFHPVNQGLLLEGLPGLRPCTPSACMSLLAHHGLALKGLRAVVLGRSEIVGKPMALMLLEQHATVTIAHSRTKDLPGVCREADLLVAAVGRPGLVEGSWIKPGAVVVDVGINRVEDEILGERIFAQEPKKLEALRAKGGVLCGDVRYGEAMAVASAVTPVPGGVGPLTIAGLLTNTLTAANGVA from the coding sequence ATGGCCACGATCCTGGACGGCAAGGCGCACGCGGACCGCATGCTGGAGACGGTTCGGCTGGGCGTAGAGGCCCGGCTGGCCAAGGGGCTGCGGGCCCCGGGGCTGGCGGTGGTGCTGGTGGGCGAAGATCCGGCCAGCCAGGTCTATGTGCGCAACAAATCGGCGGCCTGCGCCAAGGTAGGCATCACCTCCATCGAGCACCGGCTTCCAGCCGCGACAGCCCAGGCGGATCTGGATGCCCTCATCGACCGTCTGAACGCCGATCCCGGTGTGGATGGCATCCTGGTGCAGCTGCCCTTGCCCCAGGGCCTGGATTCCAAGCGGGCCCTGCACCGCATCAGCCCGGCCAAGGATGTGGACGGCTTTCATCCTGTGAATCAGGGCCTGCTGCTGGAGGGCCTGCCGGGCCTGCGGCCCTGCACCCCCAGTGCCTGCATGTCCCTGCTGGCCCATCACGGCCTGGCGCTCAAGGGCCTGCGGGCTGTGGTCCTGGGGCGCAGCGAGATCGTGGGCAAGCCCATGGCCCTGATGCTTCTGGAACAGCACGCCACCGTGACGATCGCCCACAGCCGGACCAAGGACCTGCCGGGGGTCTGCCGCGAGGCGGATCTGCTGGTGGCGGCCGTGGGGAGGCCGGGCCTGGTGGAAGGCTCCTGGATCAAGCCCGGTGCGGTGGTGGTGGATGTGGGGATCAACCGGGTGGAGGATGAGATCCTCGGCGAGCGAATTTTCGCCCAGGAACCCAAGAAGCTGGAGGCCCTCCGGGCGAAGGGCGGCGTGCTGTGCGGCGATGTACGCTACGGCGAGGCGATGGCCGTGGCTTCGGCTGTCACCCCCGTGCCGGGAGGTGTGGGGCCTTTGACCATTGCCGGGCTGCTGACCAATACCCTTACGGCGGCGAACGGGGTGGCCTAG
- the rimP gene encoding ribosome maturation factor RimP produces MDLKKVQAPLERQLALLGYELVHLETVREGKDEMLRLYIDHLDAETSHRKVTLDDCTTAHEGLLLWMDVEFPDLREHLGVEVSSPGMERPLVKADHFRRFAGRLCRVQTAAPINGQKRFKGWIGPVADGSVTLEEDGVLKTVPIEAMQKARLAPFDEDKTPRPKHLTGRFTELPDADGVETSAIEEEEA; encoded by the coding sequence GTGGATTTGAAGAAAGTGCAGGCTCCCCTTGAACGCCAGCTGGCCCTGCTGGGCTACGAGCTGGTGCATCTGGAGACCGTCCGCGAAGGCAAGGACGAGATGCTGCGCCTCTACATCGACCACCTTGATGCCGAAACCAGCCACCGCAAGGTCACGCTGGACGACTGCACCACCGCCCACGAGGGCTTGCTGCTCTGGATGGACGTGGAATTCCCTGACCTGCGGGAACACCTCGGCGTGGAAGTGAGCAGCCCCGGCATGGAACGCCCCTTGGTGAAGGCCGACCACTTCCGCCGGTTCGCAGGACGGCTCTGCCGCGTCCAGACCGCAGCACCCATCAATGGTCAGAAACGCTTCAAAGGCTGGATCGGCCCTGTGGCTGATGGCAGCGTCACCCTTGAAGAAGATGGCGTGCTCAAGACCGTGCCCATCGAGGCCATGCAGAAGGCTCGTTTGGCCCCGTTTGATGAAGACAAGACCCCCCGGCCCAAGCACTTGACGGGCCGGTTCACTGAACTGCCTGATGCCGATGGCGTAGAGACAAGCGCCATCGAGGAAGAGGAGGCCTGA
- the nusA gene encoding transcription termination factor NusA, protein MANVATTFFDSVKMIAAEKGIPEEDVFAAVEEALAKAADKYFNAQDFYGNFQAQMDRETGEFHVYALKQVVAEVEEEDLEISLAEAQVLNPDAAEGDTLWLPQDTSQLGRIAAQAAKQVLVQKVREAERERIFTEFADRIGEVVVAEVKRFEKSAIILEIDRVEAMLRRSEALRGDRFDKGQRIKVVIVSVDRSAKDPQVQVSRTDPRLLIKLFENEVPEIHDGTVVIRNCVREAGDRAKVAVHSLDPDVDPVGACVGLKGSRVQAIIRELKNEKIDIVRYSDDPAQFIANALNPAKAIRVNLGDPEGRRVEVVVDDEQLSVAIGKRGQNVRLAAKLTGWNIDVRSEADKRREAEVAMGLALPEVHADTDEAEEAASPASSLLDTLQVEGLDAALAERLANAGYPDAKSLYTVTAEQLMQVEGMDQDLAFRLIDAVQAHFGE, encoded by the coding sequence ATGGCAAACGTCGCAACGACCTTTTTCGACAGCGTGAAGATGATCGCCGCTGAAAAGGGCATCCCTGAAGAAGATGTGTTCGCCGCCGTCGAGGAAGCCCTCGCCAAGGCCGCTGACAAATACTTCAATGCCCAGGATTTCTACGGCAACTTCCAGGCCCAGATGGACCGGGAGACCGGCGAGTTCCATGTCTACGCCCTGAAGCAGGTGGTGGCCGAAGTGGAGGAAGAGGACCTGGAGATCAGCCTGGCTGAAGCTCAGGTGCTGAATCCGGATGCTGCCGAGGGCGACACCCTGTGGCTGCCCCAGGACACCAGCCAGCTGGGCCGCATCGCCGCCCAGGCTGCCAAGCAGGTGCTGGTGCAGAAGGTCCGCGAGGCCGAGCGCGAGCGCATCTTCACCGAGTTCGCCGACCGCATCGGTGAGGTGGTGGTGGCCGAGGTCAAGCGCTTCGAGAAGAGCGCCATCATTCTTGAAATCGACCGGGTGGAAGCCATGCTGCGCCGCAGTGAGGCGCTCCGCGGCGACCGCTTCGACAAGGGCCAGCGCATCAAGGTGGTCATCGTCAGCGTCGACCGCAGCGCCAAGGATCCCCAGGTGCAGGTCAGCCGGACCGATCCGCGGCTGCTCATCAAGCTCTTTGAGAACGAAGTGCCTGAAATCCATGACGGCACCGTGGTCATCCGCAACTGCGTGCGCGAAGCGGGCGACCGCGCCAAGGTGGCCGTCCACAGCCTCGATCCGGATGTGGATCCCGTGGGCGCCTGCGTGGGCCTCAAGGGCAGCCGTGTGCAGGCCATCATCCGCGAGCTGAAGAACGAGAAAATCGACATCGTCCGCTACTCCGACGATCCGGCCCAGTTCATCGCCAACGCCCTGAACCCTGCCAAGGCCATCCGCGTGAACCTCGGCGACCCCGAGGGCCGCCGGGTGGAAGTGGTGGTGGATGACGAGCAGCTCAGTGTCGCCATCGGCAAGCGCGGCCAAAACGTGCGCCTCGCCGCCAAGCTCACGGGCTGGAACATCGACGTCCGCAGCGAAGCTGACAAGCGCCGCGAAGCCGAAGTCGCCATGGGCCTGGCCCTCCCCGAGGTCCACGCCGACACTGACGAGGCGGAAGAAGCCGCTTCCCCCGCCTCCAGCCTCCTCGACACGCTCCAGGTCGAGGGTCTGGACGCCGCCCTGGCGGAGCGTCTCGCCAATGCGGGCTATCCTGACGCCAAATCCCTTTACACTGTCACTGCCGAGCAGCTCATGCAGGTTGAGGGCATGGATCAGGATCTGGCCTTCCGTCTCATCGATGCCGTGCAGGCTCACTTCGGGGAGTAG
- the infB gene encoding translation initiation factor IF-2, with protein sequence MLRINQLAKELGVANQEVIEACEKRLGLQGKSHSSNLTDDQADQLRRGFQGKGKGEDEASPLALHKPSAAVKVVKGPAPSHQPEAKPEPKHEPQVEAPRPAPAVLVKKAEPKPEARPETRPEPEAPKAEAPAPSVTAVAPAAPVPQATTPVPESPAAAPVRPAAPEAPVETFSRLKISTAAPAPPPREDKPARYIQLPPARPTGPGAQRPAQPSAQNPASGSGPRPEAGARPIVQRPGQSPSNVQRSGMPQKEKAVLQMATNTGRGEVRHEPPAPVQPSRRPYIPPAITEMRPDQGFSRIKTSDTPAPPPRSTEPARYIQLPQARPAPGSRPSGPGGRPGGPGGPGSRGPGGPGGRPGGPGARPGGPGGRPGGPGGRPGGPGRGPSIPASGPIDPNSQKGPGRGAHVGGKKKKGGYVRSKEEELDLKLRQPRSRAQQVASEYIEEEIGIVMLSEGVTVKELAEKCNRPAKDVVAKLLHRGIFATINQPLDTEMAKDIAREFGYLADIVSFEEDVQIMADESAEVQGEKRPRPPVVTIMGHVDHGKTSLLDAIRKTKVAAGEAGGITQHVGAYHVDVKDPNTGELRQVVFLDTPGHEAFTKMRARGAKVTDIAILVVAADDGVMPQTVESINHAKAADVPLVVAVNKIDKPGANPDKVQQGLLQHSVQTEAYGGDVPAVLVSAKTKQGLDELLETLLLVADLKELKAVYDCPAAGSIIEGRLDRGRGPVATVLVQNGTLKAGDIFVAGATMGRVRAMFDDLGRKVTEAGPSSAVQILGFEEVPSAGDNFQVVEDEAKARTIATFRQEKAKQAAQQKQRATLETLFSTIKDGQVKELPLIIKADTQGSVESLVGQLERLSTEKVRVRIIHSAAGTVTENDVLLAEASKATIIGFHTKAEKKTEELAREEGVDLRFHDIIYKVTEEIEQAMVGMLDATEKETIHGQAEVRQLFKIGRTVIAGSFVTEGKVQKTFKVRVKRGEDVLFEGGLKNLKRFKEDVTEVKNGLDCGISLDGFDELKEGDVLEFYSKEKVIATSLS encoded by the coding sequence ATGCTGCGTATCAACCAACTCGCCAAAGAGCTCGGAGTCGCCAATCAGGAGGTCATCGAGGCCTGTGAGAAGCGTCTGGGCCTCCAAGGGAAGAGCCACAGCTCCAACCTTACCGATGACCAGGCGGATCAGCTCCGCCGCGGCTTCCAGGGCAAGGGCAAAGGTGAGGACGAAGCCTCGCCCCTCGCCCTGCACAAGCCTTCCGCCGCCGTGAAGGTGGTCAAGGGCCCCGCCCCTTCCCACCAGCCGGAAGCCAAGCCCGAGCCCAAGCATGAGCCTCAGGTCGAGGCGCCCCGCCCCGCCCCGGCCGTGCTGGTGAAGAAGGCCGAGCCGAAGCCGGAGGCCCGGCCTGAGACCCGGCCCGAGCCCGAGGCACCCAAAGCCGAGGCCCCGGCCCCTTCCGTGACGGCCGTGGCTCCCGCCGCCCCGGTGCCCCAGGCAACCACCCCCGTGCCGGAAAGCCCTGCAGCCGCCCCGGTCCGCCCCGCGGCCCCAGAGGCACCCGTGGAGACCTTCTCCCGGCTGAAGATCTCCACCGCGGCACCCGCCCCGCCCCCGCGCGAGGACAAGCCTGCGCGATACATCCAATTGCCCCCGGCCCGGCCCACGGGCCCCGGTGCCCAGCGTCCCGCCCAGCCCTCGGCCCAGAACCCGGCCTCTGGCAGCGGCCCCCGTCCTGAGGCGGGCGCCCGTCCCATCGTCCAGCGCCCAGGCCAGTCGCCCAGCAATGTCCAGCGTTCGGGCATGCCGCAGAAGGAAAAGGCCGTCCTCCAGATGGCCACCAACACTGGCCGCGGTGAAGTTCGCCATGAGCCCCCCGCCCCGGTGCAGCCTTCGCGACGCCCCTACATTCCGCCCGCCATCACCGAGATGCGCCCGGATCAGGGCTTCAGCCGCATCAAGACTTCAGACACGCCGGCGCCGCCGCCCCGCTCCACGGAGCCCGCCCGTTACATCCAACTGCCCCAGGCACGGCCTGCGCCCGGCAGCCGCCCCAGCGGCCCTGGTGGTCGCCCCGGTGGTCCTGGTGGTCCCGGCAGCCGCGGTCCCGGTGGCCCCGGCGGTCGTCCCGGTGGTCCCGGTGCCCGTCCCGGTGGCCCTGGTGGTCGTCCTGGTGGCCCTGGTGGCCGCCCCGGCGGTCCCGGCCGCGGTCCCTCCATTCCCGCCTCCGGCCCCATCGATCCCAACAGCCAGAAGGGCCCCGGTCGCGGCGCCCATGTGGGCGGCAAGAAGAAGAAGGGCGGCTACGTCCGGAGCAAGGAAGAAGAGCTCGACCTCAAGCTCCGCCAGCCCCGTTCCCGCGCCCAGCAGGTGGCCAGCGAGTACATCGAAGAGGAAATCGGCATCGTCATGCTGTCTGAAGGCGTGACGGTGAAGGAACTGGCGGAGAAGTGCAACCGCCCTGCCAAGGATGTGGTGGCCAAGCTGCTCCACCGCGGCATCTTCGCCACCATCAACCAGCCCCTCGACACCGAGATGGCCAAGGACATCGCCCGCGAATTCGGCTACCTGGCCGACATCGTCTCCTTCGAGGAGGATGTCCAGATCATGGCCGACGAGTCCGCCGAGGTGCAGGGCGAGAAGCGCCCCCGTCCTCCGGTCGTCACCATCATGGGCCACGTCGACCACGGCAAGACCTCGCTGCTGGACGCCATCCGCAAGACCAAGGTGGCCGCGGGCGAAGCCGGTGGCATCACCCAGCACGTGGGTGCCTACCATGTGGATGTGAAGGATCCGAACACTGGCGAACTGCGCCAGGTGGTCTTCCTCGACACCCCGGGTCACGAGGCCTTCACCAAGATGCGCGCCCGCGGCGCCAAGGTCACGGACATCGCCATCCTGGTGGTGGCCGCGGACGACGGCGTCATGCCGCAGACCGTGGAATCCATCAACCACGCCAAGGCTGCGGATGTGCCGCTGGTGGTCGCCGTCAACAAGATCGACAAGCCCGGCGCCAACCCGGACAAGGTCCAGCAGGGCCTGCTCCAGCACAGCGTCCAGACTGAAGCCTACGGCGGCGATGTGCCCGCTGTGCTCGTCAGCGCCAAGACCAAGCAGGGCCTCGACGAACTGCTCGAGACGCTGCTCCTGGTGGCCGATCTCAAGGAACTCAAGGCCGTCTATGACTGCCCTGCCGCCGGTTCCATTATTGAAGGCCGCCTCGACCGGGGCCGCGGCCCCGTGGCCACGGTGCTGGTACAGAACGGCACCCTGAAGGCCGGCGACATCTTCGTGGCCGGTGCCACCATGGGCCGCGTCCGCGCCATGTTCGACGATCTGGGCCGCAAGGTCACGGAAGCTGGTCCTTCAAGCGCCGTGCAGATCCTCGGCTTCGAGGAAGTGCCCAGCGCCGGCGACAACTTCCAGGTGGTGGAAGACGAGGCCAAGGCCCGCACCATCGCCACCTTCCGCCAGGAGAAGGCCAAGCAGGCCGCCCAGCAGAAGCAGCGCGCCACGCTCGAGACCCTCTTCAGTACCATCAAGGACGGTCAGGTCAAAGAGCTGCCTCTCATCATCAAGGCCGACACCCAGGGTTCCGTGGAGTCCCTCGTGGGACAGCTGGAGCGCCTCAGCACCGAAAAGGTCCGCGTGCGCATCATCCACAGCGCCGCTGGCACCGTCACCGAGAACGACGTGCTCCTGGCCGAGGCCTCCAAGGCCACCATCATCGGCTTCCACACCAAGGCCGAGAAGAAGACCGAGGAACTGGCCCGGGAAGAGGGCGTGGATCTGCGTTTCCACGACATCATCTACAAGGTCACCGAGGAGATCGAGCAGGCCATGGTCGGCATGCTGGATGCGACCGAGAAGGAAACCATCCACGGCCAGGCCGAGGTTCGCCAGCTCTTCAAGATCGGCCGCACCGTCATCGCCGGCTCCTTCGTCACCGAAGGCAAGGTGCAGAAGACCTTCAAGGTGCGCGTCAAGCGGGGCGAAGACGTCCTGTTCGAGGGTGGCCTGAAGAACCTGAAGCGTTTCAAGGAAGACGTGACCGAGGTGAAGAACGGCCTCGACTGCGGCATCTCCCTCGACGGCTTCGACGAGCTGAAGGAAGGCGATGTGCTCGAGTTCTACAGCAAGGAAAAGGTCATCGCCACTTCACTAAGTTAA